Proteins encoded in a region of the Podarcis muralis chromosome 4, rPodMur119.hap1.1, whole genome shotgun sequence genome:
- the TPBGL gene encoding trophoblast glycoprotein-like, whose protein sequence is MARRPGRLLLCRRLVGLLAGVAAMLLLPLLQAGRSCPSCFCFATPDTVQCRYVRLLEPPDELPRAVHNLSIVGGNLTVLRTAAFAGGWARGEPVRPLGNLTLLVLTHNHIETLEEATFAGLPSLATLDLSHNPLRSVAPGAFASCARLRTLRLNQALLAPGAPPFAELLDGALLNLSLVRLELAGNRLRQLPAPWALPPGLEELDLRNNSLRALRSERLDALAALGRVRLLLDSNPLHCDCASLRPLLLWLRNATWRAPGVRRLRCASPPQLRDRLLWRLRLLQLECLDGADWALLEPGGAEEEEMETASYVFFGIVLALIGVVFLMVLYLNRKGIKRWLSNLREACRDQMEGYHYRYEQDSDPRRASPGDL, encoded by the coding sequence ATGGCCCGGCGCCCCGGACGGCTCCTTCTGTGCCGCCGCCTCGTCGGGCTGCTGGCCGGCGTCGCCGCCATGCTTCTGCTGCCGCTACTGCAGGCGGGCCGGAGCTGCCCGTCGTGCTTCTGCTTCGCCACGCCGGACACCGTGCAGTGCCGCTACGTGCGCCTCCTCGAGCCCCCCGACGAGCTGCCCCGGGCCGTGCACAACCTCTCCATCGTCGGCGGCAACCTGACGGTGCTGCGCACGGCCGCCTTCGCTGGAGGCTGGGCCCGCGGCGAGCCCGTTCGGCCGCTGGGCAACTTGACGCTGCTGGTACTGACGCACAACCACATCGAGACGCTGGAGGAGGCGACCTTCGCCGGCCTCCCCTCCCTGGCCACGCTGGACCTGAGCCACAACCCGTTGCGCTCCGTAGCGCCGGGCGCCTTTGCCTCTTGCGCGCGGTTGCGCACGCTGCGCCTCAACCAGGCGCTGCTGGCGCCCGGGGCGCCGCCCTTCGCCGAGCTGTTGGACGGCGCGCTCTTGAACCTCAGTCTGGTGCGCCTGGAGCTGGCCGGCAACCGGCTGCGGCAGCTGCCGGCCCCCTGGGCCCTGCCGCCGGGCTTGGAGGAGCTGGACTTGCGCAACAACTCCCTGCGGGCACTGCGCTCCGAGCGCCTGGACGCCTTGGCGGCGCTGGGCCGCGTGCGGCTGCTGCTGGACTCGAACCCGCTGCACTGCGATTGCGCCTCGCTGCGGCCCCTGCTGCTCTGGCTGCGCAACGCCACGTGGCGCGCTCCCGGGGTGCGCCGGCTGCGCTGCGCCTCGCCGCCGCAGCTGCGGGACCGGCTGCTGTGGCGCCTACGGCTCCTGCAGCTGGAATGCCTCGACGGCGCGGACTGGGCGCTGCTGGAGCCCGGCGGCGCCGAGGAAGAGGAGATGGAGACGGCCTCGTACGTCTTCTTCGGCATCGTCCTGGCGCTCATCGGCGTCGTCTTCCTCATGGTGCTCTACCTCAACCGAAAGGGCATCAAGCGGTGGCTCAGCAATCTCCGAGAAGCCTGCCGGGACCAGATGGAGGGGTATCACTACCGCTATGAGCAGGACAGCGACCCGCGACGGGCCAGCCCCGGAGACCTCTGA